A DNA window from Naumovozyma dairenensis CBS 421 chromosome 10, complete genome contains the following coding sequences:
- the SFH1 gene encoding Sfh1p (similar to Saccharomyces cerevisiae SFH1 (YLR321C); ancestral locus Anc_4.131) has product MSQENNQNLIPQAYLTNFYNRIRKEDVPMFITVQPTRGHKRAKVVNYAEYDNDLFDEGNNNILDINTDMMNNLHESQSGDHLNDNDNNTEFDGSSNLDGTPNDGTYNLQQQQQQQQHQQHQQQHQHPNDRLLLNELPDLQEQEDQFSVLKYPKIRATFLQSKIATPYRISIPTQTLLPSSSEQKSIGPIIIPIHLNIEHAGHVIKDSFTWNINDHSISPAEFATIYCKDLDSPSNSSLHSTIVQSINDQINEWETIAATKIMTDLHVIINLTCNLENKFFEDNFQWNLNDDSMTPELFASIVVNDLGLTREFIPTISIALHEYILKIKKEWLEQQQQQQTTSSSTPIASQPNMASQLQLQIQLQNVQNYAAFGQLSGIRLDINSDYDYTSSISNLTSDLGIAWCPRLEELSTEEIQRREIEKERNLRRLKRETERIQRRGRRRLDELL; this is encoded by the coding sequence ATGTCGCAGGAAAATAATCAGAATCTAATACCACAGGCATATCTAACCAATTTTTATAATAGAATCAGAAAGGAAGATGTGCCAATGTTTATCACGGTTCAACCCACAAGAGGACATAAGAGAGCTAAAGTGGTCAATTATGCTGAATATGACAATGACCTCTTTGATGAGgggaataataatatcctCGACATAAATACAGATATGATGAATAATCTCCACGAGAGTCAATCCGGAGatcatttaaatgataatgataataatacagaATTTGATGGAAGTAGCAATTTAGATGGGACACCCAATGATGGAACATATAATCtacagcagcagcagcagcagcagcaacatcaacaacatcaacaacaacatcaacatcCTAATGACAGATTACTTCTTAACGAATTACCAGATttacaagaacaagaagatcAATTTTCAGTATTGAAATATCCAAAGATTAGAGCCACTTTCTTACAGAGTAAAATAGCCACTCCATATAGAATATCCATCCCAACTCAAACTCTACTCCCATCCTCCTCGGAACAAAAATCAATAGGTCCTATTATAATACCAATCCATTTAAATATAGAACATGCAGGTCATGTTATAAAAGATTCCTTCACTTGGAACATCAATGATCATTCAATATCTCCTGCGGAATTTGCAACCATATATTGTAAAGATTTAGATTCCccatcaaattcatcattacaTTCAACAATTGTTCAATCCATAAATGatcaaattaatgaatggGAAACAATCGCTGCAACAAAAATTATGACTGATTTGCATGTAATAATCAACTTAACTTgtaatttagaaaataaattctttgaagataatttcCAATGgaatttaaatgatgattcCATGACTCCTGAATTATTTGCATCCATCGTAGTGAACGATTTAGGTTTAACAAGAGAATTCATCCCCACAATTTCAATAGCATTacatgaatatattttaaaaattaaaaaggAATGGTTagaacaacagcaacaacaacaaactacatcatcatctacaCCTATTGCATCACAACCAAATATGGCATCTCAATTACAATTGCAGATACAGTTACAAAACGTTCAAAATTATGCTGCATTTGGCCAATTATCAGGTATAAGATTAGATATCAATAGTGATTATGATTATACTTCTTCCATATCTAATTTGACTTCCGATTTAGGTATAGCGTGGTGTCCACGTTTAGAAGAATTATCAActgaagaaattcaaaggagagaaattgaaaaggaaagaaacCTAAGAAGATTGAAAAGAGAAACTGAAAGAATACAAAGAAGAGGTAGAAGAAGGTTAGACGaattattatga
- the EFB1 gene encoding translation elongation factor 1 subunit beta (similar to Saccharomyces cerevisiae EFB1 (YAL003W); ancestral locus Anc_4.130), whose amino-acid sequence MDNTSWPRCRVHVHTHITSVCVTSATQADVTVFKAFQETYPEFSRWFNHIAAKADEFESFPAATATPAAEEEDDEDVDLFGSDDEADEEAEKLKAQRIADYNARKAAKPAKPAAKSIITLDVKPWDDETDLEAMVANVKAIEMDGLSWGAHQFIPIGFGIKKLQINCVVEDDKVSMDDLQQAIEEDEDHVQSTDVAAMQKL is encoded by the exons ATGGACAACACGTCGTGGCCGCGTTGCCGCGTCCACGTACATACACACATAACATCTGTATGTGT TACTTCTGCCACTCAAGCTGACGTTACTGTCTTCAAGGCTTTCCAAGAAACCTACCCAGAATTCTCTAGATGGTTCAACCATATTGCTGCTAAGGCCGATGAATTCGAATCCTTCCCAGCTGCCACCGCTACCCCTGCcgctgaagaagaagatgacgaAGACGTCGACTTATTCGGTTCCGATGACGAAGCTGATGAAGAagctgaaaaattaaaggcTCAAAGAATTGCTGATTATAACGCTAGAAAGGCCGCTAAGCCAGCAAAGCCAGCAGCTAAATCTATTATCACTTTGGACGTTAAGCCATGGGATGATGAAACTGATTTGGAAGCAATGGTTGCTAACGTTAAAGCCATCGAAATGGACGGTCTATCTTGGGGTGCTCACCAATTTATTCCAATTGGTTTCGGTATCAAGAAACTACAAATTAACTGTGTTGTTGAAGATGACAAAGTTTCTATGGATGATTTACAACAAgccattgaagaagatgaagatcATGTTCAATCTACCGATGTTGCTGCTATGCAAAAATTATAA
- the NDAI0J01780 gene encoding uncharacterized protein has protein sequence MPNLIGLPITFHGFSKNHDLYFHGSQTARTHILVGSYSPLTGTLVIVTTPKPFSGAYDILTRSIFIGFGYDMFQFNFEFMTHRGLPVVHISYNKQGPYSDIPDRCSIPTGKPNFNQCVSSAGPGTTYVSGSTPTPISTVLSSAATRTTSTLLRSTATDVISSPVTSSTVEAPQTTTSTTSTADVVSSPLTSSAVVAPPTTTSITTTSFQPTTITATSSTSTTTSRKPDATITERKH, from the coding sequence ATGCCGAACCTTATTGGGTTACCAATAACCTTCCACGGGTTCTCCAAGAATCATGATTTATACTTCCATGGATCTCAAACAGCTCGTACACATATATTAGTAGGATCATATTCTCCATTGACAGGTACATTAGTTATCGTAACTACTCCAAAACCCTTCAGTGGTGCATATGACATATTAACCAGATCAATCTTCATCGGTTTCGGCTATGATATGTTTCAATTCAACTTCGAATTTATGACCCACAGAGGTCTCCCAGTTGTTCATATCAGTTACAATAAGCAAGGGCCATACAGTGACATTCCTGACAGATGTAGTATCCCTACCGGTAAACCAAACTTCAACCAATGTGTATCAAGTGCAGGACCGGGTACAACCTACGTTTCAGGATCAACGCCAACTCCTATCTCTACCGTATTAAGTTCAGCAGCTACAAGAACCACTAGTACCCTTTTAAGATCTACAGCTACTGACGTGATAAGTTCTCCAGTAACATCCTCTACCGTTGAAGCACCACAAACTACTACGTCTACCACCTCAACTGCAGACGTGGTAAGTTCTCCATTAACATCCTCTGCCGTTGTAGCACCACCAACTACTACCTCCATCACCACGACTTCGTTCCaaccaacaacaatcacCGCTACATCATCTACATCCACCACCACATCAAGAAAACCTGACGCAACCATTACGGAAAGGAAGCACTAA